The region TCTTCTTTACCCTTGACCGTTAACCCTATGGCACCAGATGCCAGCGCATTTAAAGTTTATAGCGGTCGCTTAACGCTAGAAAGCGTTAATGGGGCAGAAAATAATGGCTTGGCATTACCGTTTTATATGCAGTATTGGAATGGTTCTGCATATGCCATTAATAGCGCGGATAATTGCACCAGTTTGACTAGCAATGCTTTGCAAATGAATAATCTGACCAGCTGGACTGGTATCCCATTGCGAGTCGCCAGTGCCACAAACGGTGTTGCGACTACCACAGCCTCGCTTTCCCCGGCCAAAGTGTCATCAGGCGTAGGATTCATCAGTTTCACAGCGCCGAATGCTTCCGGTTGGGTGGATATTGCGGCTAGCTCATCATTACCGGATTGGATGAAAGATTTCACTCTTCCGTCAGGGCTCACGCCTGCCCGTGCCAGCTTTGGTTATTATCACGGGAATGACCGTTTAATTTATCGGCGCGAGGTGTTTGGCGGTCAATAACGACTTTAATGAGTAAAGCTTGTTATGATCTGTCGATCTGATGAGTCAGGAGCTTGCTGATTGGGGCGGGGATTGGTAAAGTGGGGCGTTTTTCGCATCCCGTAATTACCCAGGATTCCCCGCATCATGTTCAAGAAGCTCCGTGGCCTGTTCTCCAACGATCTGTCGATCGATTTGGGTACCGCTAATACGCTGATTTATGTAAAAGGCAAAGGTATCGTGTTGAACGAGCCTTCGGTAGTCGCCATTCGTCAGGAACGTGGTGGTACTGCTAAATCTGTTGCTGCTGTTGGTCATGCTGCCAAGATGATGTTGGGGCGTACTCCGGGCAATATCGCGGCGATCCGTCCGATGAAAGATGGCGTTATTGCCGATTTTTCTGTGACCGAAAAAATGCTGCAGCACTTCATCAAACAAGTGCATGAAAACAACCTCATGCGTCCAAGCCCTCGTGTACTGGTTTGTATCCCATGTGGTGCAACACAGGTAGAACGCCGTGCGATTAAAGAATCCGCACAAGGTGCTGGTGCGCGTGAAGTTTATCTGATTGAAGAACCAATGGCTGCGGCAATTGGTGCGGGTTTACCCGTGTCGGAAGCAACTGGCTCAATGGTCGTGGATATCGGTGGTGGTACTACCGAAGTGGCGATTATCTCTCTGAACGGCGTGGTCTATTCATCATCTGTTCGTATCGGTGGTGACCGTTTTGATGAAGCTATTATCAGTTATGTGCGTCGTAACTACGGCAGTCTGATTGGTGAATCAACCGCAGAACGTATCAAGCATGAAATTGGTTCTGCTTATCGTAGTGAAGAAGTGCGCGAAATTGAAGTTCGTGGCCGCAATCTGGCGGAAGGCGTACCGCGTAGCTTCACTCTGAACTCAAATGAAATTCTTGATGCACTGCAAGAGCCATTAAGTGGCATCGTTAGTGCGGTAATGGTTGCGTTAGAACAATCGCCTCCTGAGTTGGCTTCCGATATCTCTGAAAAAGGGATGGTGCTGACGGGCGGTGGTGCGCTGCTGCGTAATCTTGATCGTTTACTGATGGAACATACCGGTATTCCTGTTGTTGTTGCGGAAGATCCGTTGACCTGTGTTGCTCGTGGTGGTGGTCGTGCTCTTGAGCTGATCGACATGCACGGTGGCGACCTGTTTCATTACGAATAACTGATCTTATCGGGCTACCTCTATGGTAGCCCCGAGCCGATAGCATCATGCGTACTATTTTCGGCAGGGGGCCATCCCTGCAACTCCGGTTATTTATTACTGTGCTGCTGTCTTTGGCGGGCATCGTTGCTGATGCCCGTTTTCATCTGTTTGACAGTGTCCGTCTGTATATCAATACCTTTGCCAGTCCGATGTTGCATTTAGCCAGTGTGCCACGTGATGTCGTCGAAGAAGCAAGTTTGCAACTGCGCTCCCGCAGTGAACTTATGACCGAGAATCAGCAACTGCAACAGCAGTTATTTCTGCTGCGCAGCGATCTGTTACGTATGGCTGAGTTGAGTCAGGAAAACCGCCGGTTACGCGAGTTACTCGGTTCACCGGTGACGCAGGATTCCCGCAAATTAGTGGCGCGGATCCTGTCGGTCGATTCTGATCCATTTGTCTATCAGGTGGTGATCGATAAAGGTATCGAACATCATGTTTATGAAGGCCAACCCGTCGTTAATGATCAAGGGGTAATTGGTCAGGTAGTCAGTGTCGGTAAGACTTCCAGCCGTGTATTGTTGATCACCGATGTCAGCCATGCATTACCTGTGCGTGTATTGCGTAATGACTTACGCGCTATTGCTTCCGGTACCGGCAATATCAATGAATTAACGCTGAAAAATTTGCCGAAAAATGTCGATATTCAGGATGGCGATATTCTGGTGACTTCCGGTATGGGCGGGCATTTCCCAGAAGGTTATCCGGTGGCTAAAGTGGTGCGCGTCGCCAATGAAGAACAAAGCCCATTTGCGGAAATCAAAGCAGAACCGCTGGCGACATTAGATCGTTTACGGTATGTCCTGTTGTTGTGGGAAGATGCAAAGGCCATGGGGCCATTGGCGGTTATGAGTCCATCATCGGTAAATTCTACTGCGTCTGCGGCGGCATCAACTGATACTGAGAAAAATAAAACCGTTGTTCCCGAACGCCATCCAACAACCGCTCCAGCTACGAAACCAGTGGAAAAAGTTGAGAAAAAAACGGGTACAACAGCGCACAAATCCGCTGTTAATAAAACGACTCACCAAAACACCAATAAAATTAAAGCGTCGACCAGCATTGCAGCAACGAATGTGAAACATCAGGAGCGCAGCCAGTGAGTAATTCATTGACCGGGCACGGGAAAGGTTCCATTTATTTAACCCTGATGGTCGCGATTGTGCTGACTATGGTGCCGTTACCCGCGGCTATTGATATGTTCCGCCCAGATTGGGTGGGGTTGGTGGTGCTGTATTGGGTCATTGCCCTACCGCATCAGATGAATGTGGTTAGTGCCTGGATTGTCGGTTTGCTCATGGACATCATGCTAGGGTCAACCTTAGGCATCCATGCACTGGGTATGGCGGTGATCTCTTATGCTGCAACGTCGCAATATCAGAAGATCCGTAATTATTCGGTCTGGCAACAGGCGCTAGTGATGGGCTCCTTGATCTTTATTGGGCAATTACTGATTTTCTGGGTTGAGCATTTGTTTGCCTCTCCACGCCTGAATACCCGTTTTGTCTGGGCGTCACTGAGTTCTACTTTACTCTGGCCATCCGTGTATCTCTTCTTGCGGTATATCCGCCGTCGTTTCAACATCAGGTAATCCATATGTCAGCCAGCATTGCGCTTTATCTGGCGTCTGCATCTCCCCGCCGTCGAGAACTGTTAGCTCTGCTGGACTATCCGTTTGCGGTGTTGTCAGTCGATGTGGAAGAGCGACGCCAGCCGCAAGAACTACCGGAAGTGTATGTGCAGCGATTGGCCCGGGAAAAATCGCAAGCGGGTTGGCTTGCGTGCCAAGGTGAGAAACCGGTGCTGGGAGCCGATACAATCGTGGTTTTTCAACAAGAAGTGCTGGAAAAACCAAGAGATTTCGCCGATGCTCAACGTATATTGCAGTTACTGTCCGGTAATACGCATACTGTTATGACGGCAGTAGCCCTTTCTTCGCAACATGGCTGTGAAGTGATACTGGTTAATTCACAAGTGACATTTCGTGAACTGAGTCAGGACGACATCGACCGTTATTGGCAAAGCGGAGAACCAGCAGATAAAGCCGGTGCTTATGGTATTCAAGGCATTGGTGGTAAATTTGTCCGCCACCTCAGCGGCAGCTATTCTGCCGTGGTGGGGTTGCCGCTGCTGGAAACGGATCAGTTACTGCATAAATATTGTCGCCATTCATGACTTCAGATTACTAAGGCTGAACTATGTCCACCGAATTGCTGGTCAATGTAACACCGTCAGAAACCCGGGTTGCCCTGGTCGATCACGGTATGTTGCAGGAAGTGCACATCGAGCGTCAGGCTAAACGCGGAATTGTCGGTAATATATACAAAGGCAAGGTCAGCCGGGTTTTACCAGGTATGCAGGCTGCCTTTGTCGATATTGGTATGGATAAAGCGGCTTTTTTGCATGCTTCCGATATCGTGCCACATACCGAATGCGTTGATGTTAAAGAAAAAGAACACTTTCAGGCCGGCAATATTGCGGAACTGGTTCGTCAAGGTCAGGACATCATGGTACAGGTGGTGAAAGACCCGATGGGCACCAAAGGCGCCCGCCTGACCACTGATATCACTTTGCCATCCCGTTATCTGGTGTTTATGCCTGGCAGTGCGCATGTCGGTGTTTCACAACGAATCGACAGCGAAGAAGAGCGTGAACGCTTAAAACAGATCGTCACCAAAAATGTGGATGAACTGGGCGGCTTTATCGTGCGTACCGCCGCCGAAGGCGTGGGCGAAAAAGAGCTGGAACAAGACACCATCTTCTTGAAACGACTCTGGCGTAAAGTGCTGGAGCGTCGGCAGAAATACCCGACTTGTCATGTCCTGTATGCAGAATGGAGCTTAGCGTTCCGTATTCTGCGTGATTTTGTCGGTGACGAGCTGGATAAGATCCGCGTCGATTCGCGGCAGACCTTTGAACAGCTTTGTCAGTTTACCGATGAATTCGTGCCAGAGATGAGCGCCAAACTGGATTACTACTCCGGTGAGTCGCCGATTTTTGATTTATACGATGTCGAAAATGAGATTCAGCGGGCGCTGGAGCGTAAGGTTGAGCTGAAGTCCGGTGGTTATCTGATCATCGATCAGACGGAAGCCATGACCACCATCGACATCAATACCGGTGCTTTTGTCGGCCATCGCAATCTGGAAGAGACCATCTTTAACACCAACGTCGAGGCGACAGCGGCGATTGCCCGTCAACTGCGGTTACGCAACCTTGGCGGCATTATCATTATCGATTTCATCGATATGCAAAGCGAAGATCATCGTCGGCGCGTGTTACAGAGTTTGGAGCAAGCACTGGCGAAAGATCGCGCGAAAACCGGCGTCAATGGTTTCTCACAGCTGGGTTTGGTAGAGATGACCCGTAAGCGTACCCGGGAAAGTCTGGAGCATGTGCTCTGTTCACAATGCCCGGAATGTAATGGGCGTGGCCGCGTTAAAACGGTGGAATCGGTTTGTTACGAAATTCTGCGTGAGATCTTGCGTGTCAATCGTGCCTATGATGCGGATCAGTTTGTGGTGTATGCCTCTCCGGCTGTTGCAGAAGCGTTACGTGGCGATGAGTCACACAGTCTGGCCGAGTTAGAAGTCTTTATTAGCAAACAAGTTAAGGTACAAGCGGAGCCATTATACAGTCAGGAACAATTTGACGTGGTGATGATGTAAGTGCGTTGGCGTGGCATTGCGCGTGGATGCGCCATTTTACTGGCGGGTGTTTTTGCTTTACTGGCAGTGCTGGTCACGGCACTGCGGTTCGGTGTTCCTGATTTACAGTCGCACCGTGACTGGTTATTGCGCCAGTTTCTGCCAGCTGGTGTTACGGCATCGGCAGAACATATCGGTTGGCACTGGCAAAATTATGGTCTGCAATTAGAGCTGGATGACGTCGCCTTCGAGCAAAAAGGTGCTACGTCAATTGATCTGCATGCGAAAAAGCTGCAACTGCACTGTAATCCGTTTTTACAGTTCTGGAAAACCCATGGCTGCCTGGCGCAATTACAAGCAGATCAGCTGCAACTGACCATTCAACTCCCTAAACTAGAACAAACGGTTCACTCGCCACTACCGGCCCTGAATGATTTTTTACCCTTATTGCTGGAGCAACTACAGCAAATCAGTATGACCAATAGTCAGGTCACTCTGATGCGCCAGCAGCAATTGTTGGCAGAAATTCATATTGAACAGCTGTATACCGAGAATAGTGCCGGGCAACATCGGTTGTATGCACGCACCGCATTAGCACAACAAGCGCTGGTCGTGCCGTTGTTGTTGCAAGCAGAGTTACAAGGTGCTGCAACGGTAGAAGATCTGGCGGGGCATATTTATCTGGCGACAGAATCGCATGTCGCAAAACAATTAGGTGGCTTATTACCAGCTCCGCTCGCGGCTAACGTGCAATCGATTCATGGAGCGTTGGCTTTTCAGCTATGGCTGGATCGCACGCCAGGGCAATGGCAAAGCGCGTTGTTACAACTGGGCTTAAATCGTCTTGGTTGGCAACAAGCGGAAAAGACGCACAGTTTAGAATTACAAGGTGGCGAGCTTATCTGGCAACGTCAGCCGGATGGTTGGCAATTACGCAGTCAGGGTTTACAACTGCACAGCGAAAACCAGCCATGGCGTGATTGGCAGCTACAACTGGATAAACATGCGACGCAATATGCCGGACAGATGGATCCGCTCCAGCTGAGTGAATTAACGCCTTTGGCCGGATTGTTCTTACCAATGGATTCTGTCGCCTCAGAAGCATTGCGGACATTGGCGCCACAAGGTCAACTGAATGAGCTGCGTTTTTCCCGCGATGCTGAGCATGACAACTGGTTGTTCAGCGGGCAGCTACAACAAATGCAATGGCAGCGCTGGAAAATGGTACCGGGGTTACACCATGTTGATGCGTCCTTTAGTTTGTCACCCAAAGGTATTGCACTGTCACTCAAGCAATTGGAGCCGCAAACCTGGGATCTGCAACCCTATTTTGAAAAGCCTTGGCCCGTACATGCTTTTTCGGCGGCGCTGAATTGGCAAACGCAGAATGGTAGCTGGGCCTTAACTGCCGACCATGTGCAGTTAAATACCGATGTGGTGACCACGAATACGCAATTTCGTTTAAGTCAGGATTCGGCGCAACCGCTGTTTCTGGCGCTGGATAGTCGTGTTGATCTGCAAGATGCCAGTCAGGCGCATTTCTATTTTCCGCATGGAGCCATGGGTGAACCGGTTATTGATTATCTGACCAAAGCCTTGCAGGGCGGGCAAGCGAAAAATGCGAAGATCTTATGGCATGGTACTTTTCATGATTTTCCTTTTGCGGAACACAATGGGGTGTTTCAGGCGTGGGTGCCGTTGCGCAATGCCACGTTCCAATTTGGTGATGGCTGGCAACCCTTGCATCAGATGTCTTTAGATTTGTTATTTGAAAATGACCGTCTGGATATGCAAGGCGATCATGCGTTGCTGGGGGAGGCGAATACACCGCGCTTGCATGCTTGGTTCCCGAAACTGGCTCCTGGTGCGCATCTGTATATTGATGCTGATATTGCTGGTACTGGTGAAGCAGTCAGTGATTATCTGTATCGTTCACCCTTGCAAGAGTCGGTCGGGGCGGCGTTACGCGCAGTCCAGATCCAAAAACCGCTCACTGGTGCCTTGCAATTAGATATTCCACTGGATGGCGGTGCCGTTAAAGTTAATGGTGGCGTCAAGCTGGCAGGCAACAACCTGTATATTCCGAGTCTGGATCTGCCGCTGGAACAGTTACAAGGCGATTTAACCTTTGATGACAATAAAACCGGCATTGATGGCTTACAGGCTACGCTGTGGGGGCAACCACTGCAGATACAGTATGCTGGCGAACAAAAAGAAAAAGAGTACCAAGTCAAATTAGGTCTGAATGGTGAATGGGATAACCAACGCGATAAAGTGTTGCCAAGTTTGGCCCATCAAACATTACAGGGAAAAGCGAACTGGCAAGGCGCTTTAGATCTGCATTTGTATAAAGGTGGTCATTATTTCTACGATGCCCAGCTCAGCAGCCCTCTTAGTGCACTGGCGCTGGATTTACCGGCTCCTTATAACAAACCGGCTGGGCGAAACTGGCCATTACAGGTAAAAGTCAGCGGCAATCAAGAAAGTAGTGTGATCACCGGTTCATTGAATCATGAATGGCAACTGCAGGCTGATTGGGTGCCGGAGCAAAAACAATTTCGCCGCTTCTGGTTAGATAATCAGATCATCGAACGCAGTACCGGGCCGCGTTTACCCTTTTCGGTGAGTACTATTTTAAGTGAAGCTGATGCTTCTGCCTGGTTGGATTGGTGGCAGCGTTGGCCGACGAATGGTCAACAGGCCGTGAACCAGCTATTTCCGACCATCGGCGCAATCGATGTGCGTGTCGATAAATTACATCTCGCCGATCAATTGTGGCGTGATGTCCGCTTTAGCATGAGCCCTGATCGTAATGGCAGTAAGATCTGGCTGGAAAGCAGTAAAGCGCAGGGGTTGATCCAATTACCTGCGAGCAAGAATAAGCCGATCCAGGTGGATATGGCGCGGTTATATTGGGCTGACAGTGGTGATGAACAACCTGCCGCACAACCAATGAGTCTTGCCACGCAACAAGCGTGGTTGGCGCGTTGGCCTAACTTGCGGTTTAGCTGCCAGGATTGCCGTTATGGCGGTAATACGCTGGGGCAGATCAGCGGTCATCTGTATCCGGTTAAACAGGGCGGTGAAGTCCGAGATCTGCATTGGCAGGTGGCGAACTCTCAATTTGATGGTCAGGCCAGCTGGCTGATCCAAGATGATCAGCCACACAGTTCATTGCAGGGTAAATTTGTTAGTCGCAATACTGAATTGTTTTTGGGCCATTTTGGCTTTGATCCGGGGCTGACGGGGACGAAAAGTCAGCTGGATCTTAATGTTTTCTGGCCGGGTGCCTTACCGCAACCACGTTTCTCAGCATTAGGTGGTGAGATCAAGATGGAAACCGGAGAAGGGATATTACGGGAAGTAAACAATACCAGCGGTAACCGCTTATTATCCCTGTTCTCCTTGGATGCCATTGTGCGTCGTATCAGCCTCGATTTCCGAGACATCTTTGGTGAAGGTCTTTATTTCAAAAAAATGAGTTTCAGCAGCAAACTGGATCGTGGTGTGCTGCGTAATGATGATCTATTGCTGCAAAGTAATTCCGGTGATCTGAGAGGGCATGGGATAGTCGATTTGGGTCAAAAACAGATCGATTATCAGGTGACGTTCTCGCCGACATTAACTGGCGGTTTTGGTGTTGCTACCGCATTTGCTATTACGCCGATTACCGGTATTGCCGTGTTAGCGGCCACCACGATTTTGCAGCCGGTGTTTGATGTGATCACCCAAGTTAGCTATTCCGTCAAAGGTGATATTGCCAAACCCAAAATTACCGAGCTGGGCCGTAAGCAAGAGAAAGTTAAGTTACCGGCGCCAGTAACCAAGGAGAGCAAGTAATGCAGTTAGTCGCACTACAAATCAATGCTCAGGCTGATTGGTTGCAAAATCGCGCACAAATTGCCAGCTTGTTGCAACGTTTGCCTGTTGAGCGCCCGTGTCTGGTGTTATTACCGGAAAACTTTGCCTGTATGGGCGCGCCACAAGATTATCAACAATTAGCGGAACCTTTGGGTTCTGGTCGTGTGCAGCGCCAGTTGAGCGAATGGGCGAAAGAATTTGGTATCTGGCTGGTGGCGGGGTCACTACCGACCTTGTTACCCCAGCAAAACCGGGTACACACCACATCGCTGGTGTTTAATCCGCAGGGGGAGCTGGCTGGTTTTTATCACAAATTACATCTGTTCGATGTGGATGTCGCTGATGCACGTGGTCGTTACCGTGAATCGGATGCCTTTATGGCCGGGCATGCAACCAGTGTTGTGGCATCACCGTTTGGTGGGTTAGGGCTCAGTATCTGTTACGACGTGCGCTTTCCGGCGCTGTATCAGCTGTTACGCCAGCAAGGTGCTGCTGTACTGTTGGTGCCGGCTGCCTTTACTAAAGTGACCGGGCAAGCGCATTGGCTGCCATTGTTACAAGCACGGGCAATTGAAAATCAATGTTATGTTGTGGCGGCAAACCAATGTGGTAGCCACGATGGCAACCGTGAAACATGGGGTCACTCGGTGATCATCGACCCGTGGGGTGAAATTCTGGCACAGCAAGGTCATCAACCCGGCCTGATTACAGCATCGCTGGATCCGCAGAAAATCGAACATATCCGCAAAACAATGCCGGTGCAGCTGCATGCCAGACTGACGCCGGTCTGGAGAGAATAATTCAATGTTGTTACCGCAAGTCAGTGAACGATTGTTAGCCGCGCATGGTCTGGATCAGGATATTCTGGCGCAACAACTACGCCAGTTGATGAGTCATCAGATTGATTTCGGCGATTTCTATTTCCAGAGTGGTGTCCATGAATCATGGATGCTGGAAGACGGTATTGTTAAAGATGGCAGCTACAACATCGAACAAGGTGTCGGTGTGCGTGCCATCAGTGGTGAGAAAACCGGGTTTGCCTATTCCGATGAACTTAGCCTCAATGCTTTACAACAAGCCGTCATTGCTGCTCGAGGTGTTGCGCATAGTGGCGGTGATGCCAAAGTTAAGATCTGGCAACCGGCACAACCCGTCGCTCGTTATCTGGCGCTAGATCCACTGCCTGGTTTGCCTCAGCAGCACAAAATTACGCTCTTGGAAGAGTTAGATACCTTTGCCCGCTCGCTGGACTCTGCGGTCACTCAGGTGATGGCGTCACTGTCTGGTGTGTATGAAGAGATCCTGATCGCCGGGACAGATGGCACGTTGGTAGCCGACATTCGCCCGTTGGTGCGTCTCAGCATCACCGTGCTGGCAGAGCGTAAAGGTCGTCGTGAACGCGGTAGCTGTGGTGGTGGTGGCCGCTGTGGTTATGATTATTTCTTCGAGCTGGAACATGGCGAAAGCCGTGCTCATGGGTATGCGCGTGAAGCGGTCCGTCAGGCCTTAGTCAATCTGGAAGCCATCGATGCCCCTGCGGGCATGATGCCGGTCGTGCTTGGCTCAGGCTGGCCGGGTGTGTTGCTGCATGAAGCGGTGGGGCATGGTCTGGAAGGTGATTTTAACCGTAAAGGTTCATCAGCGTTCAGCGGTAAGATCGGTCAACAAGTGGCGTCGAAGCATTGCACGATCGTCGATGATGGTACGCTGGCCGGGCGCCGTGGTTCATTGAGCGTCGATGATGAAGGCACGCCAACGCAATACAACGTATTGATTGAAAACGGTATCCTGAAAGGCTACATGCAAGACAAATTGAATGCCCGTTTGATGGGCGTTGCGCCAACCGGTAATGGCCGTCGGGAATCTTATGCTGCGTTGCCGATGCCGCGCATGACCAATACCTACATGCTGGCCGGTGAACATGATCCGCAAGAGATCATCGCATCGGTGAAGAAAGGGATCTATGCGCCGAACTTTGGCGGTGGTCAGGTGGATATCACTTCCGGCAAGTTCGTATTTTCCGCCTCGGAAGCGTATTTGATCGAAAATGGCAAAATCACCGCACCACTCAAAGGGGCGACGCTGATAGGCAATGGCCCGGAAGCGATGAAACAAGTCTCAATGGTAGGTAACGATCTGGCGCTGGATAAAGGTGTCGGCGTGTGCGGTAAAGATGGTCAGAGCGTGCCGGTCGGGGTTGGGCAGCCAACACTGAAACTGGACGAACTGACTGTAGGCGGCACACAGTAACCCCAAAGAAAATGGCGTGAATATTCACGCCATTTTTTATCTTGCTCTTATCGGTTCAGAACGCCATTACAGCTGTTCTTCCATGTGTTCACGCAGATATTTGAACAGTTCACGGAATGCTGCCGGTGGATGGTTCGCGGCTTGTTCTTTCTTCACGCGACTCACCAACTGGCGCAGTTTCTGGCGTTCCAGAGTGTGGCATTCCCCGATCACGGCGTTGATCGCATCGTCACCATCCGCAATCAACTTATCGCGCCACTGTTCCAGCTTGTGCAAACGCGCATTGGTGCTGTTATTGCGGCTGTGGATCTGATCCAGCACTGCTTTAATTTCGGTAATATCGCGGTTACGCATCATTTTACCGACAAATTGCAAATGGCGGCGCAGGGCTTCGTGTTTACCTTTCAGCTTATGCCCCATGGCAATCGCGTCGATCAGATCTTCATCCAGTGGCACACGTTCCAGCTCAGCAGGCTTTAAGTTGACCAGCTCTTCGCCCAGTTTTTGCAACGCAGCGGCTTCACGTTTCAGACCTGTCTTACTGACGTAATCGTCATCCGACTCATCGTGGGTTGGTTTTTGATGATTCATGGTGTCACTCTTCCTTAATTCCTCCCTTATATGGTAACAGGTATCTGTGATAGCCTGTGAAAAAATGCAGCAGGGCTTGGCAGACATGAATTCTCAGGAACAAATTTTACAAGAACAGCACAAACTTGAACGTGTCGTGAGCGATGCGTTACAGATCGCCCAGGAGTTGGGGGCCGACACCGCAGAAATTTCCATCAGTAAACAAACTGGTATTTCCATTAACACCCGTGGCGGCGAAGTCGAAAATATCGAATTTAACAAAGATGGCGCACTCGGCATCGCAATCTATCGTGATGGCCGCAAAGGCTCGTCATCTACCGCGGATTTGAGCGTCAGTGCTATTCGTCGTTGTATTGAAGCCGCACTGGAGATCTCGCGTTATACCGCGGTTGACCCCTGTGCCGGGCTGGCGGATCGTGACTTGATGGCATGGGATGCGCCGGATCTGGAACTGCTGTATCCGGTCGCGCTGGAGCCGCAATACGGCATCGAACTGGCACGTCGCTGTGAACAACATGCGTTGTCGTTAGATAAACGCATCAAACAGTCAGATAACGGCAGCTTTTCCAGCCATCATGGCATCAAGGTGTACGGTAATACCCATGGTTTCGTGAAGGGTTATGCCGCCAGTCGTCATTCTCTGAGCTGCGTGCTGATCGGTGAGCAAGACGGCGATATGCAACGTGACTACAGCTACAGCACGGCGCGTGAGTTGTGTGACCTGTGGACGCCGGAACGTATCGCCGAAGACGCGGTGAGTCGCACGGTATCGCATTTGGGTGGCCGTAAGATCGCGACGACCGAAGTGCCGGTGTTATTCCTGCCAGAAGCGGCGAACAGCCTGTTTGGTCATCTGGTCTCTGCGATCAGTGGTGGCAATCTGTATCGTAAGTCGACGTTCCTGTTGGATAGCCTTGGGCAACAACTGTTCCCGGATTGGTTCCAGATCCATGAATTTGCCCATCTGCCGAAAGGGCTGGCGAGTTCACCATTTGATGGCGAAGGCGTGCGCACGCAAGATCGTTCCATCATCGAAAATGGCGTACTGCAAACCTACCTGCTGACTGCATATTCAGCGCGGAAACTAGGTCTGCAATCGACTGGTCATGCCGGTGGTATCCATAACTGGCGCGTTGACGGACAAGGTCAAAGTCTGGATGCCCTGATGCAGCAGATGGGCACTGGCTTAGTTGTTAGTGAACTGATGGGGCAGGGCGTGAATATTGTCACCGGCGATTATTCGCGCGGCGCAACCGGTTTCTGGGTGGAAAACGGGCAGATTGCTTATCCGGTGGAAGAGATCACCATCGCTGGCAATTTGAAAGATATGTTCCGTCAAATTGTGGCGGTGGGTAATGATATCGATCCGCGTTGCAGTCTGCAGAGTGGTTCTGTGTTGATCGAACGCATGAAAATTGCGGGGAATTAAGCAGAAATGACAGACGGCCAAGTAGGCCGTCTGTTATGCAAAGCAATTACTCTGCTGTGCCTTCTTTACGGAAGGTACGTGGGAAGTTACGCAGTTGTTTGCTGGCTTCACGACGTTGTTTCGACAGCTCAGCACCGACGATGGTCAGGTCATCCACGCGATCTTCATAATCACCTTTCATGTTGTGGATGATTTCCAGAATGTCTTCGTAGCTCATACCTGGTTTCAGGTATTCGGTCAGGTTAGCCAGCAGCGCAACACGTTTCTGG is a window of uncultured Tolumonas sp. DNA encoding:
- a CDS encoding carbon-nitrogen hydrolase family protein; translation: MQLVALQINAQADWLQNRAQIASLLQRLPVERPCLVLLPENFACMGAPQDYQQLAEPLGSGRVQRQLSEWAKEFGIWLVAGSLPTLLPQQNRVHTTSLVFNPQGELAGFYHKLHLFDVDVADARGRYRESDAFMAGHATSVVASPFGGLGLSICYDVRFPALYQLLRQQGAAVLLVPAAFTKVTGQAHWLPLLQARAIENQCYVVAANQCGSHDGNRETWGHSVIIDPWGEILAQQGHQPGLITASLDPQKIEHIRKTMPVQLHARLTPVWRE
- the yjgA gene encoding ribosome biogenesis factor YjgA codes for the protein MNHQKPTHDESDDDYVSKTGLKREAAALQKLGEELVNLKPAELERVPLDEDLIDAIAMGHKLKGKHEALRRHLQFVGKMMRNRDITEIKAVLDQIHSRNNSTNARLHKLEQWRDKLIADGDDAINAVIGECHTLERQKLRQLVSRVKKEQAANHPPAAFRELFKYLREHMEEQL
- the tldD gene encoding metalloprotease TldD; its protein translation is MLLPQVSERLLAAHGLDQDILAQQLRQLMSHQIDFGDFYFQSGVHESWMLEDGIVKDGSYNIEQGVGVRAISGEKTGFAYSDELSLNALQQAVIAARGVAHSGGDAKVKIWQPAQPVARYLALDPLPGLPQQHKITLLEELDTFARSLDSAVTQVMASLSGVYEEILIAGTDGTLVADIRPLVRLSITVLAERKGRRERGSCGGGGRCGYDYFFELEHGESRAHGYAREAVRQALVNLEAIDAPAGMMPVVLGSGWPGVLLHEAVGHGLEGDFNRKGSSAFSGKIGQQVASKHCTIVDDGTLAGRRGSLSVDDEGTPTQYNVLIENGILKGYMQDKLNARLMGVAPTGNGRRESYAALPMPRMTNTYMLAGEHDPQEIIASVKKGIYAPNFGGGQVDITSGKFVFSASEAYLIENGKITAPLKGATLIGNGPEAMKQVSMVGNDLALDKGVGVCGKDGQSVPVGVGQPTLKLDELTVGGTQ
- a CDS encoding YhdP family protein, which translates into the protein MRWRGIARGCAILLAGVFALLAVLVTALRFGVPDLQSHRDWLLRQFLPAGVTASAEHIGWHWQNYGLQLELDDVAFEQKGATSIDLHAKKLQLHCNPFLQFWKTHGCLAQLQADQLQLTIQLPKLEQTVHSPLPALNDFLPLLLEQLQQISMTNSQVTLMRQQQLLAEIHIEQLYTENSAGQHRLYARTALAQQALVVPLLLQAELQGAATVEDLAGHIYLATESHVAKQLGGLLPAPLAANVQSIHGALAFQLWLDRTPGQWQSALLQLGLNRLGWQQAEKTHSLELQGGELIWQRQPDGWQLRSQGLQLHSENQPWRDWQLQLDKHATQYAGQMDPLQLSELTPLAGLFLPMDSVASEALRTLAPQGQLNELRFSRDAEHDNWLFSGQLQQMQWQRWKMVPGLHHVDASFSLSPKGIALSLKQLEPQTWDLQPYFEKPWPVHAFSAALNWQTQNGSWALTADHVQLNTDVVTTNTQFRLSQDSAQPLFLALDSRVDLQDASQAHFYFPHGAMGEPVIDYLTKALQGGQAKNAKILWHGTFHDFPFAEHNGVFQAWVPLRNATFQFGDGWQPLHQMSLDLLFENDRLDMQGDHALLGEANTPRLHAWFPKLAPGAHLYIDADIAGTGEAVSDYLYRSPLQESVGAALRAVQIQKPLTGALQLDIPLDGGAVKVNGGVKLAGNNLYIPSLDLPLEQLQGDLTFDDNKTGIDGLQATLWGQPLQIQYAGEQKEKEYQVKLGLNGEWDNQRDKVLPSLAHQTLQGKANWQGALDLHLYKGGHYFYDAQLSSPLSALALDLPAPYNKPAGRNWPLQVKVSGNQESSVITGSLNHEWQLQADWVPEQKQFRRFWLDNQIIERSTGPRLPFSVSTILSEADASAWLDWWQRWPTNGQQAVNQLFPTIGAIDVRVDKLHLADQLWRDVRFSMSPDRNGSKIWLESSKAQGLIQLPASKNKPIQVDMARLYWADSGDEQPAAQPMSLATQQAWLARWPNLRFSCQDCRYGGNTLGQISGHLYPVKQGGEVRDLHWQVANSQFDGQASWLIQDDQPHSSLQGKFVSRNTELFLGHFGFDPGLTGTKSQLDLNVFWPGALPQPRFSALGGEIKMETGEGILREVNNTSGNRLLSLFSLDAIVRRISLDFRDIFGEGLYFKKMSFSSKLDRGVLRNDDLLLQSNSGDLRGHGIVDLGQKQIDYQVTFSPTLTGGFGVATAFAITPITGIAVLAATTILQPVFDVITQVSYSVKGDIAKPKITELGRKQEKVKLPAPVTKESK